One stretch of Dyella jiangningensis DNA includes these proteins:
- a CDS encoding AI-2E family transporter, with protein sequence MVPRRQPRQDVMRVIRTQSARRHLRSIRIVLNIFVMLALLYTVTLTKQLLIPLVLASFIGLALNPIVARGAQWHIPRWLGASVLMIGLITGIGAGVGMLAQPAMGWFHEAPTAIRGFVPKLRTFMQPFEAANRATQSLSGQVRSQVVQQPPPLSISAWDVVATTPKVLAGVLTVVLLVFFFLVYGDVMLRRLVEASPSFGYKRHAVSIVRSIQYEVSRYILTATLINMGLGAITAGMLWLYHMPDPLLWGTVAMLANYIPYVGAITTTTVLAIVGLLNFNDAGAALLPALTFAGITALEGNVITPLIQGHRMRLSPIAILLWLLIWGWLWGIPGALLAVPMLTSAKLVAERVRGWAWFARMVQR encoded by the coding sequence ATGGTGCCTCGGCGCCAGCCGCGCCAGGACGTGATGCGCGTGATACGTACGCAGAGCGCGCGGCGCCACCTGCGCAGCATCCGCATCGTGCTCAACATCTTCGTCATGCTGGCGCTGCTCTATACCGTCACCCTGACCAAGCAATTGCTGATACCGCTGGTGCTCGCATCGTTCATCGGCCTCGCGCTCAACCCCATCGTGGCGCGTGGCGCGCAGTGGCACATCCCGCGCTGGCTGGGCGCGAGCGTGTTGATGATCGGCCTGATCACCGGCATCGGCGCTGGCGTGGGCATGCTGGCGCAGCCGGCCATGGGTTGGTTCCACGAGGCGCCCACCGCGATCCGCGGCTTCGTACCCAAGCTGCGCACCTTCATGCAGCCGTTCGAAGCGGCGAACCGCGCGACACAGAGCCTGTCGGGCCAGGTACGCAGCCAGGTGGTGCAGCAACCGCCGCCGCTGTCCATCAGCGCCTGGGATGTCGTCGCCACCACGCCGAAAGTGCTGGCGGGCGTGCTGACCGTGGTGCTGCTGGTGTTCTTCTTCCTCGTCTATGGCGACGTGATGTTGCGGCGACTGGTGGAAGCATCGCCGAGCTTCGGCTACAAGCGGCACGCGGTGTCGATCGTGCGCAGCATCCAGTATGAAGTCTCGCGCTACATCCTCACCGCGACGCTGATCAACATGGGCCTGGGTGCGATCACCGCCGGCATGCTGTGGCTCTACCACATGCCCGATCCCCTGCTGTGGGGCACGGTGGCGATGCTGGCGAACTACATTCCCTATGTGGGCGCGATCACCACCACCACGGTGCTGGCCATCGTGGGCCTGCTCAACTTCAACGATGCCGGCGCCGCGCTGCTGCCGGCGCTCACCTTCGCCGGCATCACGGCGCTGGAGGGCAACGTGATCACGCCGCTGATCCAGGGTCATCGCATGCGGCTGAGCCCGATCGCGATCCTGTTGTGGCTGCTGATCTGGGGCTGGCTGTGGGGCATTCCCGGCGCGCTGCTCGCCGTGCCGATGCTGACCAGTGCCAAGCTGGTGGCCGAACGCGTGCGCGGCTGGGCCTGGTTCGCGCGGATGGTGCAGCGCTGA
- a CDS encoding ABC transporter ATP-binding protein: protein MDQTESGSNAGAPEASPAPPPPPGLLDDLGRFGRALHTLFGAQLRLLAAELGLARSAVHWLLAAALVAMVAAVGLGVTLLGLAGWLLAQWFGSWTWALAVLALLELGILVGAIVLFRRCMHWMTLPATRGEWNAMMREVLHRPDSQVDTRSEDAP from the coding sequence ATGGACCAGACCGAAAGCGGCAGTAACGCGGGGGCACCCGAAGCATCACCGGCTCCGCCTCCACCGCCCGGTCTGCTGGATGATCTGGGACGGTTTGGCCGTGCCCTCCACACCTTGTTCGGCGCACAGCTGCGACTGCTGGCGGCGGAACTCGGCCTGGCGCGCAGCGCGGTGCATTGGTTGCTCGCCGCGGCGCTGGTCGCGATGGTGGCGGCGGTGGGCCTGGGCGTCACCCTGCTGGGGTTGGCGGGATGGCTGCTGGCGCAGTGGTTTGGCTCATGGACATGGGCGCTGGCGGTGCTGGCGCTGCTGGAGCTGGGTATTTTGGTCGGCGCCATCGTGCTGTTCCGACGCTGCATGCACTGGATGACCCTGCCGGCGACGCGCGGCGAGTGGAATGCGATGATGCGCGAGGTCCTGCATCGTCCCGATTCGCAGGTGGATACCCGCTCCGAGGATGCGCCATGA